Below is a window of Phoenix dactylifera cultivar Barhee BC4 chromosome 7, palm_55x_up_171113_PBpolish2nd_filt_p, whole genome shotgun sequence DNA.
ACAACAGCCGTCCGATCAATGGACCGCCGGTGGGGCTCCACACCGATGCTTCCAGTGTGGTAACTCACTCGCCGGCCCCCCAAAATCTCCCGAGATATCCCTCAGATCTTCGAAATCTCCGCCCAACCCAACCCCCGCCCTTTAATTCCTCCGGAGATTATTCATGAACAATGGGGAAAAAAGTAccgtaagattttttttttaaaaaaaatctagactttCTAACTACTTACGTCAGAAACCTAATCTTGCATGGTTTGAAATAATAATTACATTATAATGGTGATCACACTAGAAAAATAAAGGACCTCTGCAATGCACAATTAGAATATGGCCAATACTTAATGATTTATTTTGTTGTAATGGAAACATTGATTTATGTCTATATAGAGATATTAGTAATGGAAACAttgtaaaattttttttataaaattagtaAAAATTTATCTACTTAGAAAAACACCTTCAGGACACATGAAACACCCGAGATTCAgatcgttttttttttctcctgatCCTTcgataaaaaatttattttcttcaaaaaaagataaggtagaaccaataaaaaaaaattgattcgtCTCTGGAGTTGAATatcttattcaaaaaaaaattttgatccAATCTGTAGGAATCAATAGAAGAAGGCCTTATAGAGAACATGGTCAGAAATCTATAATAGAGTCTGCCCACGACGGCTGAATTTATTATCTTTAGCTTGTTTTTTTCTGAATTGATTAACCGTTTATATCCTAACTTTAGTTTAACTTTTTaatctaaaattttataaatcatGAAAATTTTATGATTATTATTCATTACTATCAATCCGATGCGAAACAACAGCTGTGTTAAGATTAAGATATAACTGAGCTCATTAAAAGTTTAAGATAATGGAGGGCTGGCACTTGGTAACGCCCGGGTGATGCCGCTGCATCAAGGCTGTAATAAGTCAAGTAAGATAATAAAAAACTAtgttaaaaaaaagttaatacAGCCCAACATAGATTAAACAATCTAGTAAACTGTAAAAAAGtgtggttctttttttttttttttctctctctctctctctctaccatTTCTTCTCAATTGTATATAGTTTAGGGTGGTGCTAATCATTCAatgcctctttctctctctcattcaTGGAGTACTGAGGTATAAATGCTGCACACCCtcgctctctctcacacacacagctctctctcttttccatcTATTGATGTACCACTCTCTTCTCCAGCAAAAAAAGATGACCTCTCTCTTCATTTAGACTTAGACCTGTAAAGAGGCCTCTGAGCAGAAGAAGACAGTAAAAAAAAGCAAAGCCCAAGCAGGAGAAAGGtcccatttttttttccaattgttTCAATGGGAAAAGGCTTCAGTGGAGAGAAGAGGAGGTAAAAGAGGGAGGAATCTCAAGTTGCCATCtttgcttttctcttttttccacTGTGTGGTTTGGGTTGTGGTCTTGTGTTGGCTTCAGAGCTTTGAGTGTGGAGAAGGGAAGGCAGTAGAGGGAGGCTTTGGCTTTGAATGGGTCGGACTGGGCTGCCCTGCTCTTCTCTGAAACCAAGGCACTTTTGCTGCTTCCCAGTTTGCCGATAGCAGAAGGATTCTCTGATTGCCTTGTCTTTTCAACCCCTCCTTGCAACTGGGTTTCTTGTCCTTTGAAGCCTTCTCTGTCTGATTCCTGGCCTTTCATATTGTTTGCCCCCCACCCTGTGCTATTAATTTTTTCCATTCATAAGCCAATCCCTCCTTTGACCGGTGATCTTCGAAGGTATTTATCAATGTTTACGCCATTAATCCTGTTGATCACTATGCGATCTTGAATTAGTATTGTTGGTTTAATAAAAGCTTCCTTTTTTGCTTACTTTTGCTCCCTGTGATGAATAAAGCTGTTGGTGTCTGGAATCGATGGCTTCGGATATGAGCTGGGGGCTATGTGACTTTTGAGGATTCTCTTCTGAGATTGGTGGCTCGGTGAACTGGCTTTTGAAAGAGGTTCTATGCTCTTGACCTCTTTATCCATGTGTGCTGTTCCATGAGGTATAATGGAATTATTCTTTGCACATTAGCTGACCCTTGTTattcctttatttcttttcccTTATTTCCGCAGTTGTTCATCTCCGAAGTCTGTGGCCCCCGGCCATTTGACAAGTTACTTGCTCCCATTGACTGCTTGTCTTTCTTTGTGGCTCCATTTGGATGGCCTTGTTCGATGCCACTGATGTCAATCTTTGTCACTGATATGGCTGTCTGTTGTTGGATTGCTGTCACTGACAGCAAATGTGAAAAAAGAGATCAAGTTtgattttttccttcttctacaTCAAAAGAAGAGATCCAATTCTGATAGCTGCCTCTAAGATTTTCTTgtcaaggaaagagagagatggaaatGGATGCAAATGATAGGTTTGGGATGGAGAAGAGGAGTGGGGATCATTTGAACCACCAGACTTCTGGTATCTCTGTTAACTGGCAATTCGGAACACCGTCGATGGGTGCTGTTCCAGCCAACCCTCCCATTGCCATGTGTCGACAGGGAGCTTCGAAGACTTCCTCCTCCTCGTGCCCTTCAGTTACTGTGGTGGACTCCTTTCCTCCTGGCCTCTGGAGCCACCCTGCCAATCCACAGAACTCGGGTTTTAGTGATGTTCAGACCACCATGAGTGCTTCCAGCAGCATACCGATTGGAAAACCAGTTGCAGTCTCTTCTAGAGAAATGTTCCTGCCAGCCGTCCCGGGAATTCTACTcccaagcctctctctttttcctgcTGATTCTGATTTCATCGAGAGGGCTGCGAGGTTTTCGTGCTTCAATGGTGGTAATTTTAGTGACATAACGGACGCTTTCGGCCCATCTGAATCTTTAACTCCAGGCTCTAATGCTCCAGGAGGTGTCGCGGGAGCTCAGGTCCAGAAGAGTGAATTGCACTTAACTGAAGTTCCCAGGACAATCGATGGTGGATCCATTAGTGGAAGTCCATCGAACAACCAGAGAGTCAAGGGGGGCTCCCTGGTTGGGGGCTTGGGCAACGAGTCCTGGGAGGCCAACTTTTCTGAAGATGATCGAGAAAAGTCTCCTGAATTGGCCAACAAAGCTGGGAACTCTTCTTCCAGTGATCTTGgtgcaaagaagagaaaaagaaccaATCAGGTAGATTATAGCACTTTCTTCTTGAGATAAAGTTTTATTGTGGCTGGCTATCTTTCTTTCCCTTCTATTCTGCTTTTAACTATAGCCAAGATTTCTGAGTGGATCTTTGGATGGTAGGATATGGAATTGGACCAGCTACAAAGAGGCCCACAATTATCAATAGAAAACACAAAGGATAGCACTGAAACTAAGCAAAAAGTTGAGAAGACCAGCTCAAAGCCTACTGGGAAGCAGGTCAAAGATCACACAGAAGGTTCCAAGGAAGATTATATTCATGTGAGAGCACGGCGTGGCCAGGCAACTAATAGCCATAGTCTTGCAGAAAGAGTAATGTTCCAATAATACAGTTGCAGAAGTTTTCTTGTGTCCTGTTTTCCATAGTAGAAGCTTATTTGGTTTGGGTGGGCCGGTATTTGTGGCAGGTAAGAAGGGAAAAAATAAGTGAAAGGATGAAGTATCTTCAAGAGCTTGTGCCTGGTTGCAGTAAAGTATGTTCAAAAGAATAGTTTTGATGGTATTCCTactcaaaattcaattttacaTTCTTACTATGGCATGTTGAACTGTAGGTCACAGGAAAAGCAGTCATGCTGGATGAGATCATAAACTATGTTCAATCATTACAACGGCAGGTTGAGGTAAGTTTTTGGACATGGAAGACTATGTTTCTTTGACCGAAATGAACATGAAGCCTTGCATCCATATCTTGCCAAATAtcatatattactaatcatTTCGAATGTGCTCACTGGTTAGCAGTTGTAACTAATCATGTATCTTTTCTTCCCCTAGTTTCTGTCGATGAAACTTGCGAATGTGAATCCACGACTGGACTTCAACATGGAAGGGCTTCTTTCAAAAGATGTATGCGACATATCTCCTTTGTTAATAATGTTTGATCAGCAATCATTTGAAAGGATGTCTGTAGGATTGAAGTTTGAAGAGACTTGGGATACAAATGGTTTATTTATTAACAATCCGGTTTCTTTAATGCTTGTTGTATCAAAATATATAGTGGTATAATTGGTTGATGCAGTCTGTTGCTTTGCATAACAGTTTTTTCAGTCCTGCGGTAGTTCTTCGTCTATGATTGGTTTCTCGCCGGACAcgattcctcctcagttgcatccaTCTCAACACAGTTTGGTTCAATTTGGGATATCTGGCATGGGAAACCCTTCAGATGCAACTAGGAGAGCAATGAATGCTCAATTGACTGCCATGAATGGATTCAAAGAGCCTACGCCTCAGGTTTTCCTTCTCGAAAAGACTTATTAATCTACCTTATACATGAAGAAATGATTTGATGTCATATTCATGCATCTTGAAAGTAATGATTTTGATTTTGCTTGGAtcagaaaatttcatatatacAAGCATACAGAATGAAATCATTTTCCAAAATCCAAACATGTGGGAAAAGGTTGAAGTCTGGAaaacaaaaagatttttttttaaagaacacTGATAATTTACATTAGAAAGAGAAGCTTCAGAATATAAACATTTTTATCCTCTGTTTTCATTTCATTCGCCAAAGAACCAATTAGTTGAACTGAAACTATCATTAGCCTGAGATGTTTACAATTAGTATATAATTGCCTGGAGAATGAATTAACTTAGGTATTGAGTGGCCTTTCTCGCCCTTTGACTGAATCTTTCAAGTAGGGTTTTGAACTAGATATCCACCTCTGGCCACTAGCCAGCAAATTTTTATGTTGATTCAACTGGCACCAACTGCAGTATAATTTGTAAAGTAGATGTTAAGTATGTCAAAAAATTGCAACTCtaaatataccttttatatGGAGGAAAAGAAACTTCCTACTTAAATTTCTCTTGATTGTCTGCAACACATGACTCGTACAAGGACAACCAATTTTCtccttcgatgcttaagtccagacttgctttaattctgACTTCAAGCTCCTTATCTTGAACAGCAATTGAAGGGATCATATTTCCATTGCAAGCACTTGCATATAGTGAAGTCAGAGAAGTATATTTTGTACTGTTATGTGCCTCTGCTTTAAATATGTTGGGAGTGTTCTACCAGTGCATTCTGTATGTTTAGCtggaaaatttgactcatgtcCTGTTGGATAATCTATTTTTCTTAACGCAATTCAAAAATTGTCTTCCTCATTAAGTTACATCTTTTACTTAGTTTCTTTTATCTTAAAGAAGTTTCAGGTAGCAATTCCTTTGCTACTCTTTTAAAACcctattctcttttttttccaccCTATCTAGCTTCAAACCATAATATTGATGAGTATAAAAAAGTTTTTTTCTGTTCAATTAATTCAGATAAAAACTTCTAGTTCGAGGAAGAGAAGATTGGAAAGGATAGACAACTTTCAATAATTTAGGTTAGTATATCATCCATTTTATCTGCTAGTCGTAAATATTTGTAAATATATAACTAAAttaaagatgatttttttttccctggCCAGAGATTTCCTTCTCATACTTCCTCTATCAAAAATACAACCGCCATTATTTGATATCCTTGTTGGGAATATGCCTCACAACCAAGtgtagaaaaaaagagagagtttaAATTAAAATTCTTTCTTGCCATTTTCATAGATATGATGAAaatttccaatttaccgtattCTCTGCTAGCCTCTAgattttcttgaaggaaagccTAACATCATCTTTAGATTAGGATAACGTAAAACTGGCATGATAATAGTATAGGAGCCAAGAAGATTTTTACCTCAATTTCAAACTTACAAAGCCAAATTATGCCTTTAGTTTTATCCTTTTAAAACTCTCTTTTATCACTAGCATGATAGCATTATCTAAAATGATAAATTATGCAAGGCCAGACCacctgattttattttatatctctgCAGATGCCAAATGTATGGGATGACGAGCTTCACAATGTCATGCAATTGAGTTATACCACTAATCCCCCTCTTCACTCAAAAGAGTCGAACAGTAAACCTCGTGATGGCTTCCCCATGTAAGGCTACAACAATATCCGAGTTCCTTAGCTAACATGAAGTCTCCTTGTCTGGCTTCATGTGTTTGCTGCCAACACGTCATTCAGAATTCGAGCTTTGGTTATCACATTTGATGCTTTTCAAGCTTCATTCTCTTGCGACATGGTAAGAGGCCAAGGCGAATGTATATGCTCATCCGATAGTTCTAGTGGAAGATGGCTTATTCCACTTAAAGCATCTGATTTCAGAGCACTGTCTGAAGTTTCATCATTGTACAGCAAATGAAGGCCGCTCGCCCTGCAGTTGGTTATATTATGTACTAGTTTCATTTCTTTTATCGAAAATTTTAGAGTATTAGAGGACGCTTGTATGATGAGACTGGTATCAAAAGCTTAGCATAatgtagccaaaaaaaaatcgcAAATGAGTTTAGCGAAGTGCTCCTGTATATCAGGTTCTTTTTTACATTtgaataattttctttttttgttaatttccgGATGTCGGTAAATAAGTTTGTAAACTATGAGTCCAAATTTGGCTTTCCTTTGGCTGAAATCTGTGCAACTTCTACATATATTGTTCTGGTTTATATGTCCAATTTTTTCTAAACTAAAGAACAAGAATATTAAATATTCCATGCTCTTCTGACGCAGCTATTTTGCTAGCTCATTGACACGGTGATCTTCAGGCATTCAACTGGTCTGTTTGGTTCGCCGGCCAGCTTACTCATTAGATATCTTGCATTTGACTTCGAAGGTGTGAAGGGACAAGGATGAAAAGGCTGTGGAAAGATTGTGGGTCCAAAGATTTTGGAATGGCAAAAGTAATCTTTGTTGATAGATACCTGAATTTTTGAGGAACTCTGTACAGGGCAGCAACAGTCTGCCATCACCCACTTCTCTTTCCACCTTTCTTCCTTCCCCCAAGAACCAACTTTGGTTGGTGTAAGAGAGAAGCAATATGAAGTGCTTGGTTGGCATAGAGGAGAAGCAATTAGAAGCAACACTTCCCCCACAGTAGTGCACCATTAATTGCTCAGAGGTGCATCTTTATTCACCTGTATCCTTTTGTCTGAAGTCATTAGATTGCAGAGCTAATCCTTGCCGGTGAAAGGAAATCGATCATATGGCAGTGGGGTCAGGCTGGTGCTTAATTAGCGGTTCTTCGACCAATTGCTTCCAAAATGGAGGAATATCTCCCTGATGTCATGACAGGCTTTGGTGGACCAACTGTGATCCGACAAAGATCTAGTGGCTGGTTGGCCTAGGACCACTTTCGAACACCATTGGTCCCAGAGTTGGAAGGAAGGTGCTATACTTCAGCATTAAGTTCTAAGCCTGAAGCTTGCAGCATGTGCCGTTGCTTCAGCTTTTTTTAACTAACGAAGCTCTCAACAGTGCTCTCAAACTGAACAACCAATTTACACCTTCCCTATGGGCCACCTTTAACTGAGGAACCTAATGGAAGCTGCCATGCTGTGTCCAGTTTTAAGGCAAACCATAAAGAGGTGGTTAGCTTCTTTACCACAAGGAATGGATGACTGAGTTTTGGAGGAAGACAGGATCAATATGCGAAAGCTTAATTCTCAATCCTTCTCTAATGGTGTTATCTCCATGCTTTGTGAAGAACCAGTAACAGTAGGTTGTAGGTGATGGTAGGTCTGCCCAACCACAGGTATCCTGCTGAGCCAACATGGGTTTGGCTCCACAGCTGCATTATAGATGCTGCAGCAAGGACATGTCATGATCTATGTCCAACTGTCAAGGATTAATCATTTAGGCACTCATCATAGAGTTTCTTGTTGGATGTGGGCGACTGGTGTCCTGCTGAGGACAGCATCTAGAAATCCTGAGGAGTACCATGTATGATGTGAAATGAGGCACTAAATAATATGGCAGTGTACTAGAATTAACCTCCCACAACAATTAAGGATTCATCAAACTCATGTTATAAATAATGAGTTCCAGCTGGAATGCACATCAACAAGCAATTCCTCACATCCTATCCTGCAATGGTGAAAATCTTCATGCTGGGTAGGGTAAGATAATAATATAATTCACCTTTTCATAGTCAAAACCTTCAAAAAGTTATCTGGCTGGGTATTTCTTCACATAGTCACAGCTGGGACTCATGGAGAAAAATATGCACCATTAGAAGCTTTCGACATCTAATATTATGATTTGTTTAGAGTAAGTAATCTGATATGCAAATCAAGATTCCTGTAAGATTTGGAAGTTAATATGCCACCCTCCAGGTCTAGCTCCGCCCTCCCTTTCTACGCTGGCAGCATGTTCGACCAAATCCCCCACCCAGACCTCTTCTCGTGGAATGCTGTCCTCTTGGCTTCCTCCAAGTCCGGCCATCGCTCCGAGATGGAGTaaatctttgacttgattcctGAGAGGGACGGTGTCTCGTGGAATTCCCACAGTTTGGCGTGGTGGCGTGATGCCCGCGATCGTCTGTTTGGTGGGCCTTACGACTTGTGAAGGTTTTCTGAGCTCTTGTAGGTCCTTATTTCATCTGCTGTAGGTCTGAAGGTGTTCTGAGCTCTGTAGGGGGATAAGAAGGCTATACCTTCGTTCTGAGCACTGCTTAATTACGACAGAGACTTGCAATAGATTG
It encodes the following:
- the LOC103702398 gene encoding transcription factor bHLH49 isoform X1, whose amino-acid sequence is MEMDANDRFGMEKRSGDHLNHQTSGISVNWQFGTPSMGAVPANPPIAMCRQGASKTSSSSCPSVTVVDSFPPGLWSHPANPQNSGFSDVQTTMSASSSIPIGKPVAVSSREMFLPAVPGILLPSLSLFPADSDFIERAARFSCFNGGNFSDITDAFGPSESLTPGSNAPGGVAGAQVQKSELHLTEVPRTIDGGSISGSPSNNQRVKGGSLVGGLGNESWEANFSEDDREKSPELANKAGNSSSSDLGAKKRKRTNQDMELDQLQRGPQLSIENTKDSTETKQKVEKTSSKPTGKQVKDHTEGSKEDYIHVRARRGQATNSHSLAERVRREKISERMKYLQELVPGCSKVTGKAVMLDEIINYVQSLQRQVEFLSMKLANVNPRLDFNMEGLLSKDFFQSCGSSSSMIGFSPDTIPPQLHPSQHSLVQFGISGMGNPSDATRRAMNAQLTAMNGFKEPTPQMPNVWDDELHNVMQLSYTTNPPLHSKESNSKPRDGFPM
- the LOC103702398 gene encoding transcription factor bHLH49 isoform X2; translated protein: MEMDANDRFGMEKRSGDHLNHQTSGISVNWQFGTPSMGAVPANPPIAMCRQGASKTSSSSCPSVTVVDSFPPGLWSHPANPQNSGFSDVQTTMSASSSIPIGKPVAVSSREMFLPAVPGILLPSLSLFPADSDFIERAARFSCFNGGNFSDITDAFGPSESLTPGSNAPGGVAGAQVQKSELHLTEVPRTIDGGSISGSPSNNQRVKGGSLVGGLGNESWEANFSEDDREKSPELANKAGNSSSSDLGAKKRKRTNQDMELDQLQRGPQLSIENTKDSTETKQKVEKTSSKPTGKQVKDHTEGSKEDYIHVRARRGQATNSHSLAERVRREKISERMKYLQELVPGCSKVTGKAVMLDEIINYVQSLQRQVEFLSMKLANVNPRLDFNMEGLLSKDVCDISPLLIMFDQQSFERMSVGLKFEETWDTNVCCFA